Proteins found in one Arthrobacter sp. U41 genomic segment:
- the opgC gene encoding OpgC domain-containing protein: protein MATVILRRALALLLLLLVLSFTSVSGAAAQASGPDPVPGAGGQADRKPSGQGEEGPLWGVQLDWSTDSAARYAGRLGKPAALYGHELSLPVREQEKTFIPQFLEQAQSKGADALITVNPRIPLAQVDEKTSAELAQEIKAMAEGFPGRLFIRFAPDMNAGWPAWGQKPAEYIAAFRVVTASMRDTLEDPVMVWSPFQGGDYPFVPAPDAAQPGSPGFSALDTNSDGVWNPEDAAYSPYYPGDDAVDWVGLSAFHDDTAGGPPANTLPAADGLARMLGPAQPVQAAVDLDFYAGYAVARNKPLLLETGAFYSPASGGPTEKDIKSAWVSQILASPDSGYDNIGAVLWNETVEQRASGEVAIDWRLTADSGTAAVLADALAATSFRTGAETAGGGGTTADTPAGGGVISGGWAWMAAAAGVALAAVLWVLPFRWSAARSWAYQEETFRDRRVDMLRGMAILFVVVNHVGLTSLFQLLTQETIGAVSGAEFFVLLSGTVLGMVYGPRIKDNPGDVVDKTAGRSWKLYVTALTVVMAAFLISLIPLVQSSVLTGFTDQGTGAAGAAAAGRSYDMYSEVEGLLQFPVPAWLIPKILLLEFGPWQFNIMGLYVVLLLLSPLILWALSRRLAWLVLLVSGALYTVGSLSRIRLLPSQFEDSFPLMVWQILFVLGVTAGYYRRPLVDWFSRRRSVLACCVLLTVLFALFALSNPYLSNAYDVRLALLPDALHQMLYSGYFGRTYLGAGRLLNVLLVVITAYTLLTAYWKLLERALGWFLIPLGQNTLYVFIIHVFLILALANIPVLQPGNLWLNTGAYILLLGLVWTMVKTRFLFSVIPR from the coding sequence ATGGCGACTGTGATCCTGCGCCGCGCGTTAGCCTTACTGCTGTTACTGCTGGTCCTTTCCTTCACTTCCGTCTCCGGTGCAGCAGCGCAGGCCAGCGGCCCCGACCCGGTTCCCGGCGCGGGCGGGCAGGCGGACCGTAAGCCCTCCGGGCAGGGGGAAGAAGGGCCGCTGTGGGGGGTGCAGCTTGACTGGTCGACGGACTCCGCCGCCCGGTATGCCGGGCGTCTGGGGAAACCGGCGGCTCTCTATGGCCATGAATTGTCGCTGCCCGTCCGGGAGCAGGAAAAGACGTTCATCCCGCAGTTCCTGGAGCAAGCGCAGTCCAAAGGTGCCGATGCGCTGATCACGGTTAATCCGAGGATTCCCCTGGCGCAGGTTGATGAGAAGACCTCAGCTGAGCTGGCGCAGGAGATCAAAGCGATGGCTGAGGGGTTTCCGGGCCGGCTGTTCATCCGGTTCGCCCCCGACATGAATGCCGGCTGGCCGGCCTGGGGTCAAAAGCCAGCGGAGTACATTGCGGCGTTTCGCGTCGTCACTGCCTCCATGCGCGACACGCTGGAAGACCCGGTGATGGTCTGGTCGCCGTTCCAGGGCGGGGACTACCCCTTCGTCCCGGCCCCCGATGCCGCGCAGCCCGGCAGCCCGGGCTTCAGCGCGTTGGACACAAATTCCGACGGCGTCTGGAACCCTGAGGACGCGGCCTACTCGCCGTATTACCCCGGGGACGACGCGGTGGACTGGGTGGGGCTGTCCGCGTTCCATGACGACACTGCCGGCGGACCGCCGGCCAACACCCTGCCCGCTGCGGACGGGCTTGCCCGCATGCTGGGACCCGCGCAGCCGGTCCAGGCCGCGGTCGACTTGGACTTTTACGCCGGCTACGCCGTGGCCAGGAACAAGCCGCTGCTGTTGGAAACGGGAGCCTTTTACAGCCCCGCAAGCGGTGGACCGACTGAAAAGGACATCAAAAGTGCCTGGGTGAGCCAGATACTCGCATCGCCGGACTCCGGATACGACAACATCGGAGCCGTGCTCTGGAACGAAACCGTTGAACAGCGCGCATCCGGGGAGGTGGCCATCGACTGGCGCCTGACGGCAGATTCCGGCACCGCTGCGGTGCTGGCCGACGCGCTGGCGGCGACCAGCTTCCGGACGGGCGCGGAGACGGCAGGAGGAGGCGGAACCACGGCAGACACGCCCGCGGGCGGCGGGGTGATTTCCGGCGGCTGGGCGTGGATGGCTGCTGCGGCGGGCGTGGCGCTGGCCGCCGTTTTGTGGGTGCTGCCGTTTCGCTGGTCCGCAGCGCGCTCGTGGGCCTATCAGGAAGAGACTTTCAGGGACCGGCGCGTGGATATGCTGCGCGGCATGGCGATCCTTTTTGTGGTGGTGAACCATGTTGGCCTCACCTCGTTGTTTCAGCTGCTGACCCAGGAAACGATTGGCGCGGTGTCCGGCGCGGAATTCTTTGTCCTGCTCTCCGGAACGGTGCTGGGCATGGTCTACGGGCCAAGGATCAAGGACAATCCCGGGGACGTGGTGGACAAAACAGCCGGCCGGTCCTGGAAGCTCTACGTCACGGCCCTGACCGTCGTCATGGCGGCCTTCTTGATCAGCCTCATACCGCTCGTCCAAAGCTCGGTCCTGACCGGGTTCACGGACCAAGGAACCGGTGCGGCGGGCGCTGCAGCGGCGGGCCGCAGCTATGACATGTATTCGGAGGTGGAGGGGCTGCTGCAGTTTCCGGTCCCGGCCTGGCTGATCCCGAAAATCCTGCTGCTTGAGTTCGGTCCGTGGCAGTTCAACATCATGGGCCTGTACGTTGTGCTCCTGCTCCTCAGCCCCCTGATTCTCTGGGCGCTGTCCCGGAGGCTGGCATGGCTGGTCCTGCTGGTGAGCGGCGCCCTGTATACGGTGGGCTCCTTGTCCCGCATCCGTCTCCTGCCCTCGCAGTTCGAGGATTCCTTTCCCCTGATGGTCTGGCAGATCCTCTTTGTCCTTGGCGTGACTGCCGGCTATTACCGCAGGCCCCTCGTGGATTGGTTTTCCCGGCGCAGGAGCGTGCTGGCTTGCTGCGTGCTGCTGACAGTACTTTTTGCCCTGTTCGCCCTGTCCAACCCGTACCTTTCCAACGCCTACGATGTCCGCCTTGCTTTGCTGCCGGATGCCCTGCACCAGATGCTCTACAGCGGCTATTTCGGCCGGACGTACCTTGGCGCGGGACGGCTGCTCAATGTCCTCCTGGTGGTCATCACGGCGTATACCCTCTTGACCGCCTACTGGAAGCTGCTGGAGCGTGCGCTGGGCTGGTTCCTTATCCCGCTGGGGCAGAACACCCTGTATGTTTTCATCATCCACGTGTTCCTGATCCTGGCCCTGGCCAATATCCCGGTGCTGCAGCCGGGCAACCTCTGGCTGAACACCGGTGCCTACATATTGCTGCTGGGCCTGGTGTGGACGATGGTCAAGACCAGGTTCCTGTTCAGCGTCATCCCCCGCTAA
- a CDS encoding LysE family transporter has product MQPSLWLALAGAGVLISFTPGAGAINTMSNSLNSGFRRSIWGILGQQAALIVHIVIVALGVGVLVASSPVAFNVIRYAGAAYLVYLGIQQFRHKPDLDQEKAAALRNEPAFSMFRRGLWVNLLNPKAIVFFLAFMPQFIRPEAPLLPQYVTLSVTVVVIDILVMWFFFAAAAKSFQRFTHDARGQRILNRTFGVLFMAVGVALALIH; this is encoded by the coding sequence GTGCAACCCTCCCTGTGGCTGGCCCTAGCGGGCGCCGGCGTCCTGATCAGCTTCACTCCCGGCGCGGGCGCCATCAACACCATGAGCAATTCCCTGAACTCCGGCTTCCGGCGTTCCATCTGGGGAATCCTCGGCCAGCAGGCCGCCCTGATTGTGCACATCGTGATCGTGGCCCTCGGCGTCGGGGTGCTGGTGGCCAGCTCGCCGGTCGCGTTCAACGTCATCCGCTACGCCGGCGCCGCCTACCTGGTCTACCTGGGCATCCAGCAGTTCCGGCACAAACCCGATCTGGACCAGGAGAAGGCTGCCGCGCTGCGCAACGAGCCGGCCTTCTCCATGTTCCGCCGCGGCCTGTGGGTCAACCTGCTGAACCCCAAGGCAATCGTCTTCTTCCTGGCCTTTATGCCGCAGTTCATCCGCCCGGAGGCGCCGCTCCTGCCGCAGTACGTGACCCTGTCTGTCACCGTGGTGGTCATCGACATCCTGGTCATGTGGTTCTTCTTCGCCGCCGCCGCCAAGTCCTTCCAGCGCTTCACCCACGATGCCCGCGGGCAGCGGATCCTCAACCGGACGTTCGGCGTGCTGTTCATGGCCGTCGGCGTCGCGCTGGCCCTCATCCACTGA
- a CDS encoding acyl-CoA synthetase produces MENFGIGSWLQRRRPKSGSKTALISGDREVSYEQFADRTVRLANALRARGVAKGDRVAYLGENHPSFLETLFACGTLGAIFVPLNTRLAPPEIQFQLQDCGAGTLVHAGSLGDLAARGAAGTAVATLVVVADVAGDGSSPAVATGVTGGPTAVEDFEDLVASGSDQPLDEPVTLDDGAMILYTSGTTGRPKGALLTHGNVTWNCFNVIVDFDFSSQDVALMISPMFHVASLDMGVLPTLLKGGTVVLEPKFDAGRTLELIERHRATTISGVPTTYQMLAEHPAWATADLSSLNKLTCGGSAVPMRVLEAYEARGLRFSNGYGMTETAPGATTLPAARSRDKAGSAGLPQFFTDVRIAAFDGSTAAPGTVGEIQIKGPNVIPEYWNRADATAESYAEGGWFKSGDMGYKDDDGFVFVSDRIKDMIISGGENIYPAEVEQAITELDAVGSVAVIGVPDEKWGEVPRAVVLLREGAQLTEEQLRRHLEGRLARYKIPKSVVFVDEMPRTASGKIRKADLRKLSSIQP; encoded by the coding sequence GTGGAGAATTTTGGCATCGGCTCGTGGCTGCAGCGTCGCCGCCCGAAGTCCGGCAGCAAAACCGCACTCATCAGCGGAGACCGGGAAGTCAGTTACGAACAGTTCGCGGACCGGACCGTCCGGCTCGCCAACGCATTGCGGGCCCGCGGCGTGGCCAAGGGCGACAGGGTTGCCTATCTGGGCGAGAACCACCCGTCCTTCCTGGAGACCCTCTTTGCTTGCGGCACGCTGGGCGCAATCTTCGTCCCGCTCAACACGCGGCTGGCACCCCCGGAAATTCAGTTCCAGCTGCAGGACTGCGGCGCCGGGACGCTGGTTCACGCAGGCAGCCTCGGAGACTTGGCAGCCCGCGGGGCGGCCGGCACGGCGGTGGCGACCCTCGTCGTCGTCGCCGACGTTGCCGGCGACGGCAGTAGCCCGGCGGTGGCGACCGGAGTCACTGGGGGCCCGACGGCGGTGGAGGACTTTGAGGACCTGGTGGCCTCCGGCTCGGACCAGCCGCTCGATGAACCGGTCACGCTGGACGACGGTGCCATGATCCTCTACACCTCCGGTACCACGGGCCGGCCCAAGGGGGCCCTGCTGACCCACGGCAACGTCACGTGGAACTGCTTCAACGTGATCGTGGATTTCGACTTCTCCTCGCAGGACGTGGCGCTGATGATTTCGCCGATGTTCCACGTGGCGTCGCTGGACATGGGCGTCCTGCCGACCCTGCTCAAGGGAGGAACGGTGGTGCTGGAGCCGAAGTTCGACGCCGGCCGGACGCTGGAGCTTATTGAGCGGCACCGGGCGACCACCATCAGCGGGGTACCCACCACCTATCAGATGCTCGCCGAGCACCCGGCGTGGGCCACGGCGGACCTCAGCTCCCTGAACAAGCTCACCTGTGGCGGATCAGCGGTGCCGATGCGGGTGCTGGAGGCGTACGAAGCGCGCGGCCTGCGGTTCTCCAATGGCTACGGCATGACCGAGACTGCGCCAGGCGCCACCACCCTGCCGGCAGCCCGGTCCAGGGACAAGGCTGGATCGGCCGGGCTTCCGCAGTTCTTCACCGATGTGCGGATCGCAGCATTTGACGGGAGCACCGCTGCGCCGGGGACAGTCGGCGAGATCCAGATCAAGGGCCCGAACGTGATCCCCGAGTACTGGAACCGGGCTGACGCCACCGCCGAGTCATACGCGGAGGGCGGCTGGTTCAAGTCAGGCGACATGGGCTACAAGGATGACGACGGGTTCGTCTTCGTCTCAGACCGGATCAAGGACATGATCATCTCCGGCGGCGAGAACATCTATCCCGCCGAAGTGGAACAGGCCATCACCGAACTCGATGCGGTCGGAAGCGTGGCCGTGATTGGTGTGCCGGATGAGAAGTGGGGTGAAGTGCCCCGGGCAGTCGTCCTGCTGCGCGAGGGCGCCCAACTCACGGAGGAGCAGCTCAGGCGCCACCTGGAAGGACGCCTGGCACGTTACAAGATCCCCAAGTCCGTCGTGTTCGTCGATGAGATGCCCCGGACAGCCAGCGGCAAAATCAGGAAGGCCGACCTTCGGAAACTGAGTTCCATCCAGCCCTGA
- a CDS encoding MFS transporter, whose product MSQLTQLQAMGTAERRKEARTVIASSYLGSTIEYYDFLLYATAAAVVFPKVFFSGMDDWVGVVAAYGTFAAGYVARPVGGIIFGHFGDRMGRKSMLIISMLVMGLASTLIGLVPGASVAGPWGAVLLVILRVFQGIAVGGEWGGAALMALEHSESGKRGFAASFVNAGAPTGAVLGTLIMGAFSALPNDQFLAWGWRVPFLLSFVLLGVGMFVRLKVSESPIFKAALEQEEAEKAQAEQEAVRQGMTAKRDIPLFLVLRRPKTLIFTMLAGAAGFALQVVLATFSVTYAVSKGADRQGVLYAFAAASALSIVFVILGGKLSDKLGRRPVMIGGLVLFIIYLIPMFSLLSSNNIMLIFVAFAIGLMIHSTLFGPLAAFVSEQFGTTSRYTGASLGYQLATLLGAGFTPGIVAQIYKDSGQDTTSVVWYLAIMSVVSIVFILLTRETKNNDLQTVQA is encoded by the coding sequence ATGTCCCAACTCACTCAGCTTCAGGCTATGGGCACCGCCGAGCGTCGCAAGGAAGCGCGCACGGTCATTGCCTCCAGCTACCTGGGCAGCACGATCGAGTACTACGACTTCCTCCTCTACGCCACGGCCGCAGCGGTCGTTTTCCCGAAGGTTTTCTTCAGCGGCATGGACGACTGGGTGGGTGTCGTGGCGGCCTACGGCACGTTTGCCGCGGGCTACGTGGCACGCCCGGTGGGCGGCATCATCTTCGGCCACTTCGGCGACAGGATGGGCCGCAAGAGCATGCTGATCATCTCCATGCTGGTCATGGGCCTGGCCTCCACCCTGATCGGGCTGGTCCCGGGTGCCTCCGTGGCCGGACCATGGGGTGCGGTGCTTCTCGTGATTCTTCGCGTCTTCCAGGGCATCGCCGTCGGCGGCGAATGGGGCGGGGCCGCCCTGATGGCGCTGGAGCACTCCGAATCGGGCAAACGCGGGTTTGCCGCCTCGTTCGTCAACGCCGGGGCGCCCACCGGTGCCGTCCTGGGCACCCTCATCATGGGCGCATTCTCCGCGCTGCCGAACGATCAGTTCCTCGCCTGGGGCTGGCGGGTGCCGTTCCTGCTCTCCTTCGTGCTGCTGGGCGTGGGCATGTTCGTCCGGCTTAAGGTTTCCGAAAGCCCCATCTTCAAGGCGGCGCTGGAACAGGAGGAGGCCGAGAAGGCTCAGGCCGAACAGGAAGCCGTCCGGCAGGGCATGACCGCCAAGCGGGATATTCCGCTGTTCCTGGTGCTGCGGCGCCCGAAGACTCTGATCTTCACCATGCTCGCCGGCGCCGCCGGCTTCGCCCTCCAGGTGGTTCTGGCGACGTTCTCCGTCACGTATGCAGTCTCCAAGGGCGCGGACCGGCAGGGCGTGCTGTACGCGTTCGCCGCAGCCTCGGCCCTGTCCATTGTGTTTGTCATCCTGGGCGGAAAGCTCTCCGACAAACTCGGCCGGCGCCCGGTGATGATCGGCGGACTGGTGCTGTTCATCATCTACCTGATCCCCATGTTCTCCCTGCTGTCCTCCAACAACATCATGCTGATCTTCGTGGCCTTCGCCATCGGCCTGATGATCCACTCCACCCTGTTCGGGCCGTTGGCGGCCTTCGTGTCCGAGCAGTTCGGCACCACCTCCCGCTACACGGGCGCATCCCTGGGCTACCAGCTGGCAACCCTGCTGGGCGCCGGCTTCACCCCGGGCATCGTGGCGCAGATCTACAAGGACTCCGGGCAGGACACAACATCGGTGGTCTGGTACCTGGCGATCATGTCGGTGGTCTCAATCGTCTTCATCCTGCTGACCCGGGAAACAAAGAACAACGACCTCCAGACCGTCCAGGCCTGA
- a CDS encoding MaoC family dehydratase, with amino-acid sequence MPNLVVDFDKLLTLAGTDLGVTGYREITQEQINKFADATGDDQWIHVDPERAKDGPFGAPIAHGFLTLSLIIPFWGELFDVDGVTTKVNYGLDKVRFTSPVKVGARIRMRSTITEVTEVKGGAQIKVANTIEIEGQERPAVVAEFLARFYK; translated from the coding sequence ATGCCCAATCTCGTCGTCGATTTCGACAAACTGCTCACCCTCGCCGGCACCGACCTCGGCGTTACCGGGTACCGCGAAATCACCCAGGAACAGATCAACAAGTTCGCCGACGCCACCGGTGACGACCAGTGGATCCACGTTGACCCGGAACGCGCCAAGGACGGTCCGTTCGGCGCCCCGATCGCCCACGGCTTCCTCACCCTCTCCCTCATCATCCCCTTCTGGGGCGAGCTGTTCGACGTCGACGGCGTCACCACGAAGGTCAACTACGGACTGGACAAGGTCCGTTTCACCTCCCCGGTCAAGGTGGGCGCGCGGATCCGGATGCGGTCCACCATCACCGAAGTCACCGAGGTCAAGGGCGGAGCCCAGATCAAGGTCGCCAACACCATCGAGATCGAAGGCCAGGAGCGCCCCGCCGTCGTGGCCGAATTCCTCGCCCGCTTCTACAAGTAA
- a CDS encoding amidohydrolase family protein, producing the protein MASQRYELGIDAAKLDAIDMHVHLEVDGHGHQSLPPALTEASAKYFKAEDRTPSLDRIAEVYRGLNMAAVVFTVDARTQLKHEPNSIQELIAGAARNNDVLIPFGSVDPRTGAEAIQGAKHQAIDLGARGFKFHPSLQGFDPSSEQFYPLWDALQELGLPAIFHTGQNGMGAGLPGGYGIKLGYSNPLLLDAVAADFPELQIIMAHPSVPWQDEANSIATHKSNVFIDLSGWSPKYFPESLVRMSNSVLQDKVLFGTDFPLITPQKWLGAFADLPLKDEVRPKILKHNAVRLLGLGG; encoded by the coding sequence ATGGCCTCCCAGCGCTATGAACTCGGCATCGACGCCGCGAAGCTCGACGCGATCGACATGCACGTCCACCTCGAGGTGGACGGCCACGGCCACCAGTCCCTCCCGCCGGCCCTGACAGAGGCCTCGGCCAAATATTTCAAGGCCGAGGACCGGACCCCGTCGCTGGACCGGATCGCGGAGGTGTACCGCGGACTGAACATGGCCGCCGTCGTGTTCACCGTGGATGCCCGCACCCAGCTCAAGCACGAGCCCAACAGCATCCAGGAGCTCATCGCCGGTGCCGCCCGGAACAACGATGTGCTGATTCCCTTCGGCAGCGTGGATCCACGCACCGGCGCCGAGGCCATCCAGGGCGCCAAGCACCAGGCCATCGACCTGGGCGCCCGCGGGTTCAAATTCCATCCCAGCCTCCAGGGCTTCGACCCCTCCAGCGAACAGTTCTACCCGCTCTGGGACGCGCTGCAGGAACTCGGTCTCCCGGCCATTTTCCACACCGGACAAAACGGCATGGGCGCAGGGCTCCCGGGCGGCTACGGCATCAAGCTCGGCTACTCCAACCCGCTGCTGCTGGACGCCGTCGCGGCGGACTTCCCGGAGCTGCAGATCATCATGGCCCACCCCTCGGTGCCGTGGCAGGACGAGGCAAACTCCATTGCCACACACAAGTCCAACGTCTTCATCGATCTTTCCGGCTGGTCGCCCAAGTACTTCCCGGAATCTCTGGTGCGGATGTCCAACTCCGTGTTGCAGGACAAGGTGCTTTTCGGTACCGACTTCCCGCTGATCACCCCGCAGAAGTGGCTGGGGGCCTTCGCGGACCTGCCGCTCAAGGACGAGGTCCGGCCCAAGATCCTCAAACACAACGCCGTCCGCCTGCTCGGACTGGGAGGCTGA
- a CDS encoding SDR family NAD(P)-dependent oxidoreductase, with translation MSLSGKVAIVTGSGRGLGLAYARELARQGAAVVINDVDAGVAAEAVRTIEADGGKATAVVAPVGSTEVAKQLVQAAVAEFGRLDILVTNAGILRDKSLLKMTDEDFDLVINVHLKGTFTCVREAFAYFKENGIAGRIITIGSPTGQRGNFGQTNYAAAKAGIVGMVRTWALEMKKAGVTANAVIPVAATAMTKTVPYFQKAVEADERGETMPAFFRHDLGFGTADDVAGLIAFLASDEAAGITGQAIGAGGDRLQLWTHPEASVTEYREGGWGYQDLVEDFGALFGDKLQSVGEEFLPLPEELKPEPAEAR, from the coding sequence ATGAGCCTGTCAGGAAAAGTAGCAATCGTCACCGGAAGCGGCCGGGGCCTGGGTCTGGCCTACGCCCGGGAACTCGCCCGCCAGGGTGCCGCCGTCGTCATCAACGACGTCGATGCCGGGGTGGCCGCGGAAGCGGTCCGGACCATCGAGGCCGACGGCGGGAAGGCCACCGCCGTCGTCGCTCCCGTCGGTAGCACGGAGGTGGCCAAGCAGTTGGTGCAGGCCGCCGTTGCGGAGTTCGGCCGCCTCGACATCCTCGTCACCAATGCCGGCATCCTGCGGGACAAATCCCTGCTGAAGATGACGGATGAGGACTTCGACCTCGTGATTAATGTCCACCTGAAGGGCACCTTCACCTGCGTTCGGGAAGCGTTCGCCTACTTCAAGGAAAACGGCATCGCCGGCCGCATCATCACCATTGGCTCGCCCACAGGCCAGCGCGGTAACTTCGGCCAGACCAACTACGCCGCGGCCAAGGCCGGGATCGTCGGCATGGTCCGCACCTGGGCGCTGGAAATGAAGAAGGCCGGGGTGACTGCCAACGCTGTGATCCCGGTGGCCGCCACCGCCATGACCAAGACGGTCCCGTACTTCCAGAAGGCGGTCGAAGCGGACGAGCGCGGCGAGACCATGCCGGCCTTTTTCCGGCACGATCTGGGTTTCGGAACCGCTGACGACGTCGCGGGACTCATTGCCTTCCTCGCTTCCGACGAAGCTGCCGGCATCACCGGCCAGGCGATCGGCGCCGGCGGGGACCGCCTGCAGCTCTGGACCCACCCCGAGGCCTCGGTCACCGAGTACCGAGAGGGCGGCTGGGGCTACCAGGACCTGGTGGAGGACTTCGGCGCGCTCTTCGGCGACAAGCTGCAAAGCGTCGGCGAGGAATTCCTGCCGCTTCCGGAAGAGCTGAAGCCCGAACCGGCTGAGGCCCGCTGA
- a CDS encoding MarR family winged helix-turn-helix transcriptional regulator produces MTQQVNDATESSGGASARLAKSSISTDIGFLLAKLHAAGSVLNNAALAEFGLKERSYSVLALACGNLGPTQRELAEFLSLDPSQIVALIDELEQRGLVERRPGISDRRQKLVAATKAGRTLHAAAQKATRAAEARQLDMLTGDEVASLRSILHKAVWSGNPADR; encoded by the coding sequence ATGACACAACAGGTAAATGACGCCACCGAAAGCTCCGGCGGGGCTTCAGCACGACTGGCGAAATCAAGCATCAGCACGGATATCGGCTTCCTTCTGGCCAAGCTGCACGCCGCCGGCAGCGTACTTAACAACGCCGCCCTTGCGGAGTTCGGGCTGAAGGAGCGGTCCTACTCCGTTCTGGCGCTGGCCTGTGGCAACCTGGGACCCACCCAGCGCGAACTGGCCGAGTTTCTCAGCCTTGACCCCAGCCAGATCGTGGCCCTCATCGACGAACTGGAACAGCGCGGCCTGGTCGAAAGAAGGCCGGGAATCTCGGACCGGCGCCAGAAACTGGTGGCCGCCACAAAGGCGGGCCGCACACTCCACGCTGCCGCCCAGAAGGCAACCCGGGCCGCGGAAGCGCGCCAGCTGGACATGCTCACCGGCGATGAGGTGGCATCCTTGCGGTCCATTCTCCACAAGGCGGTCTGGTCAGGAAATCCCGCAGACCGTTAG
- a CDS encoding S1C family serine protease, with translation MLGLLPLLAVLLVAALTGAGAALVVARATGWGTETVIRQYLTTGGAMSDHPMDIQALLAASLPAVVSVHATTTQSNPFLDPSGGGRVMAQGTGIVIGSTGEIITNAHLVTGVVGGASTVTVTFHDASQHAAEIVGSDSENDLALLKVKGVRNLPVLELGDSGSAAPGDAVIAIGYALGLAGGPSVTTGIISATGRTSVAATGLGTSSRLTELLQTDAPISSGDSGGPLIDSRGHVIGINTMVATSTAQVSVNGISFAIAADTVKSLLPGLRAGG, from the coding sequence GTGCTCGGACTCCTCCCGCTGCTGGCCGTGCTCCTGGTTGCTGCGCTGACCGGTGCCGGGGCCGCGCTGGTCGTGGCGCGTGCCACCGGCTGGGGCACCGAAACCGTGATCAGGCAGTACTTGACCACCGGCGGCGCGATGTCGGATCACCCCATGGATATCCAGGCCCTGCTGGCGGCCTCGCTGCCCGCCGTGGTCTCTGTGCATGCCACGACCACCCAGTCCAACCCCTTCCTGGACCCTAGTGGCGGCGGACGTGTGATGGCGCAGGGGACCGGCATCGTGATTGGCAGCACGGGGGAGATCATTACGAACGCGCATCTGGTCACGGGCGTGGTCGGCGGGGCCTCGACCGTGACCGTGACGTTCCACGACGCGAGCCAACACGCAGCCGAGATCGTCGGCTCGGACTCAGAGAACGACCTGGCACTGTTGAAGGTCAAGGGCGTGAGGAACCTGCCCGTGCTGGAGCTGGGGGACTCGGGATCCGCGGCGCCCGGTGACGCCGTGATCGCCATTGGCTACGCCCTGGGCCTGGCCGGCGGTCCAAGTGTCACCACGGGAATCATCTCGGCCACCGGACGGACGTCCGTTGCGGCGACGGGCCTGGGCACCAGTTCCAGACTGACCGAGCTGCTCCAGACCGATGCGCCGATCAGCTCGGGTGACTCCGGCGGGCCCCTGATCGATAGCCGCGGCCACGTGATCGGCATCAACACCATGGTGGCGACGTCCACCGCGCAAGTCTCGGTGAACGGGATCAGCTTCGCCATCGCGGCGGACACGGTGAAGTCCCTGCTCCCGGGCCTTCGCGCGGGAGGCTGA
- a CDS encoding low molecular weight protein-tyrosine-phosphatase produces MTSLSSQYRIIAVCTGNICRSPMAELMLAEALAADGLAGAVVDSAGITAYEVGHPIDPRAARKLTAHSISSDRHVAREWRAEWFQSRELILALDVDHFGWLQQAAPDRASLAKIRMLRSFDPAVAGKDPLDQGIEDPWYGGHADFDLTWTLIRAALPGIVAHVRVELDQRRGPDGQQPGNAGQRVRSIS; encoded by the coding sequence ATGACCTCACTGTCGAGCCAGTACCGGATCATCGCGGTCTGCACCGGGAACATCTGCCGGTCGCCGATGGCCGAACTGATGCTGGCGGAGGCCCTCGCCGCGGACGGCCTGGCCGGGGCGGTGGTGGATTCCGCCGGAATCACGGCCTATGAGGTGGGCCACCCGATCGACCCGCGGGCCGCCCGCAAGCTCACCGCCCACAGCATCTCCTCGGACCGTCACGTGGCGCGCGAATGGCGGGCAGAGTGGTTCCAGAGCCGCGAACTCATCCTGGCCCTGGACGTGGACCACTTCGGCTGGCTGCAGCAGGCGGCGCCTGACCGCGCGTCCCTGGCCAAGATTCGAATGCTGCGCAGCTTCGATCCGGCCGTCGCCGGCAAGGACCCCCTTGACCAAGGCATCGAGGACCCCTGGTACGGCGGCCACGCGGACTTCGACCTCACCTGGACCCTGATCCGCGCTGCCCTTCCCGGGATCGTGGCGCACGTCCGGGTAGAACTCGACCAGCGTCGAGGGCCGGACGGACAACAGCCCGGCAACGCAGGGCAGCGGGTACGCTCTATTTCATGA